Proteins found in one Zea mays cultivar B73 chromosome 1, Zm-B73-REFERENCE-NAM-5.0, whole genome shotgun sequence genomic segment:
- the LOC606440 gene encoding cyclin-dependent kinase inhibitor 1, with the protein MGKYMRKAKASSEVVIMDVAAAPLGVRTRARALALQRLQEQQTQWEEGAGGEYLELRNRRLEKLPPPPATTRRSGGRKAAAEAAATKEAEASYGENMLELEAMERITRETTPCSLINTQMTSTPGSTRSGHSCHRRVNAPPVHAVPSSREMNEYFAAEQRRQQQDFIDKYNFDPANDCPLPGRFEWVKLD; encoded by the exons ATGGGCAAGTACATGCGCAAGGCCAAGGCTTCCAGCGAGGTTGTCATCATGGATGTCGCCGCCGCTCCGCTCGGAGTCCGCACCCGAGCGCGCGCCCTCGCGCTGCAGCGTCTGCAGGAGCAGCAGACGCAGTGGGAGGAAGGTGCTGGCGGCGAGTACCTGGAGCTAAGGAACCGGAGGCTCGAgaagctgccgccgccgccggcgaccACGAGGAGGTCGGGCGGGAGGAAAGCGGCAGCCGAGGCCGCCGCAACTAAGGAGGCTGAGGCGTCGTACGGGGAGAACATGCTCGAGTTGGAGGCCATGGAGAG GATTACCAGGGAGACGACGCCCTGCAGCTTGATTAACACCCAGATGACTAGCACTCCTGGGTCCACGAGATCCGGCCACTCTTGCCACCGCAGGGTGAACGCTCCTCCGGTGCACGCCGTCCCAAGTTCTAGGGAGATGAATGAGTACTTCGCTGCCGAACAGCGACGGCAACAGCAGGATTTCATTGACAA GTACAACTTCGATCCTGCAAACGACTGCCCTCTCCCAGGCAGGTTTGAGTGGGTGAAGCTAGACTGA